In Roseomonas fluvialis, one genomic interval encodes:
- a CDS encoding ribonucleoside-diphosphate reductase subunit alpha, translating to MFDAAVQLEGHGQVRIDRSRDALLTDFGKATLDDRYLLPGESYQDLFARVASAYGDDAAHAQRIYDYISRLWFMPATPVLSNGGTTRGLPISCFLNEASDSLDGIVGLWNENVWLAAKGGGIGSYWGNLRGIGEKVGRNGKTSGVIPFIRVMDSLTLAISQGSLRRGSAACYLPVNHPEIEEFLEMRRPTGGDPNRKALNLHHGVLLSDAFMRAVEADEDWALVSPKDGALMRKVSARSLWIRILTARIETGEPYIIYSDHVNRARPEHHKLAGLEVKTSNLCSEITLPTGLDQHGEQRTAVCCLSSLNCETWFEWKDDKRFIPDVMRFLDNVLQSFIDTAPDSMARAKYSAMRERSVGLGVMGFHSFLQMMNVPFESVVAKVWNKKMFKHVREQADLASRMLAEERGPCPDAAEYGFMERFSNKIAIAPTASISIICGGASPGIEPIAANVYNHKTLSGSFIVRNPYLQKLLAKHGRDDDETWTTITVTKGSVQHLDFLTEQEKAVFKTAFELDQRWVIEHAADRTPYICQSQSVNLFLPANVHKRDLHQIHLSAWKKGVKSLYYCRSLSIQRADTISEKVVGQGDIMAAHVPTGGEASLPMAASAASGAAGNSNNYEECLACQ from the coding sequence ATGTTCGACGCGGCCGTACAGCTGGAAGGGCATGGGCAGGTCCGCATCGACCGGTCGCGCGACGCATTGCTGACCGATTTCGGCAAGGCGACGCTCGACGACCGGTATCTGCTGCCGGGCGAATCCTACCAGGATTTGTTCGCGCGTGTCGCGAGCGCCTATGGCGACGACGCCGCGCATGCGCAGCGCATCTACGACTACATCTCCCGCCTGTGGTTCATGCCCGCCACGCCCGTGCTGTCGAACGGCGGCACCACGCGCGGCCTGCCGATCTCCTGCTTCCTGAACGAGGCATCCGACAGCCTCGATGGCATCGTCGGGCTGTGGAACGAGAATGTCTGGCTGGCGGCCAAGGGCGGTGGCATCGGCTCCTACTGGGGCAACCTGCGCGGCATCGGCGAGAAGGTCGGGCGCAACGGCAAGACCTCGGGCGTCATCCCCTTCATCCGGGTGATGGACAGCCTGACGCTCGCGATCAGCCAGGGCTCGCTGCGGCGCGGTTCGGCGGCCTGCTACCTGCCGGTGAACCACCCGGAGATCGAGGAATTCCTCGAAATGCGCCGTCCGACCGGCGGCGACCCGAACCGCAAGGCGCTGAACCTGCACCACGGCGTGCTGCTGTCGGACGCCTTCATGCGCGCGGTCGAGGCCGACGAGGATTGGGCGCTGGTCTCGCCCAAGGACGGGGCGCTGATGCGCAAGGTCTCGGCGCGCTCGCTGTGGATCCGCATCCTGACCGCGCGCATCGAGACGGGCGAGCCCTACATCATCTATTCCGACCACGTGAACCGCGCGCGGCCGGAGCACCACAAGCTCGCGGGGCTCGAGGTCAAGACCTCGAACCTGTGCTCCGAGATCACGCTGCCCACGGGGCTCGACCAGCATGGCGAACAGCGCACCGCGGTGTGCTGCCTGTCGTCCTTGAACTGCGAGACATGGTTCGAGTGGAAGGACGACAAGCGCTTCATCCCGGACGTGATGCGCTTCCTCGACAACGTGCTGCAGTCCTTCATCGACACCGCGCCCGATTCGATGGCGCGGGCGAAGTATTCCGCGATGCGCGAGCGGTCGGTCGGGCTCGGCGTGATGGGCTTCCACTCCTTCCTGCAGATGATGAACGTGCCCTTCGAGTCCGTGGTGGCGAAGGTGTGGAACAAGAAGATGTTCAAGCATGTGCGGGAACAGGCGGACCTCGCCTCGCGCATGCTGGCGGAAGAACGCGGGCCCTGCCCGGACGCCGCCGAATACGGCTTCATGGAGCGGTTCTCGAACAAGATCGCGATCGCGCCGACGGCGTCCATCAGCATCATCTGCGGCGGTGCGAGCCCGGGGATCGAACCCATCGCGGCGAATGTCTACAACCACAAGACGCTGTCGGGGTCGTTCATCGTCCGCAACCCGTATCTGCAGAAGCTGCTGGCCAAGCACGGGCGCGACGACGACGAGACCTGGACGACCATCACCGTCACCAAGGGTTCGGTCCAGCACCTCGACTTCCTGACCGAGCAGGAGAAGGCGGTATTCAAGACCGCCTTCGAACTGGACCAGCGCTGGGTGATCGAGCACGCCGCCGACCGCACCCCGTATATCTGCCAGTCGCAGTCGGTGAACCTGTTCCTGCCGGCCAACGTGCACAAGCGTGACCTGCACCAGATCCACCTGTCCGCTTGGAAGAAGGGCGTGAAGTCGCTGTATTACTGCCGGTCGCTGTCGATCCAGCGCGCTGACACCATCAGCGAGAAGGTGGTCGGCCAGGGCGACATCATGGCGGCACATGTGCCGACCGGGGGCGAGGCCTCGCTGCCGATGGCGGCTTCGGCCGCGTCGGGTGCAGCGGGCAATTCCAACAACTACGAGGAATGCCTCGCCTGCCAGTGA
- a CDS encoding Bug family tripartite tricarboxylate transporter substrate binding protein, producing MITRRSLALATAGLPAAGGARAQGQWPERPVRLIIGFPAGGPTDLGGRLLQDPLGRLWGQPLVIENRAGASQVIASEAVARSAPDGYTLFLAASTHTSNAAVYTRLPYDTLNDFTPIVNLYASPTVLFVGRNSPIRTAQDLVAAAKRDPGMTFATSGNGTSGHFATEIFRRKVGIEVTVVAFRGAAPALQEVIAGRVAATFSTLSGAIGLAREGALRPLAIGGPQRVEVLPDLQTLDELGMGIPDTSPWYGFIAPRGLPRPIVDRVSTDVIGLLRDPAIARRIVDVGGIVLAEGPEVFDRRIRSELAENAVIAREAGIRVE from the coding sequence ATGATCACACGGCGGAGCCTTGCGCTCGCGACGGCCGGTCTGCCAGCTGCAGGCGGCGCCCGCGCCCAGGGGCAGTGGCCCGAGAGGCCCGTCCGACTCATCATCGGCTTCCCCGCGGGCGGGCCGACCGACCTTGGCGGACGCCTGCTGCAGGACCCGCTCGGTCGACTTTGGGGCCAGCCCCTGGTGATCGAGAATCGCGCCGGCGCCAGCCAGGTGATCGCCTCCGAGGCCGTCGCGCGGTCGGCGCCGGATGGCTACACGCTGTTCCTCGCCGCCAGCACTCACACCAGCAACGCGGCGGTCTATACGCGGCTGCCGTACGATACGCTCAACGACTTCACGCCCATCGTGAATCTCTACGCCTCGCCGACTGTGCTCTTTGTCGGGCGGAATTCGCCGATCCGCACGGCGCAGGACCTGGTGGCCGCCGCCAAGCGCGACCCGGGCATGACCTTCGCGACCTCCGGCAACGGCACCTCCGGCCACTTCGCGACCGAAATCTTCCGCCGCAAGGTCGGGATCGAGGTGACGGTGGTGGCCTTCCGCGGGGCCGCGCCGGCGCTGCAGGAGGTGATCGCGGGCCGCGTCGCCGCGACCTTCAGCACCCTGTCGGGCGCGATCGGCCTGGCGCGCGAGGGCGCGCTGCGCCCGCTCGCGATCGGCGGGCCGCAGCGGGTCGAGGTGCTGCCGGATCTCCAGACGCTCGACGAACTCGGCATGGGCATCCCGGATACCAGCCCCTGGTATGGCTTCATTGCGCCGCGGGGATTGCCGCGGCCGATCGTGGATCGCGTATCGACCGATGTGATCGGGCTGCTGCGCGACCCGGCGATCGCGCGGCGAATCGTCGATGTGGGCGGCATAGTGCTGGCGGAGGGGCCGGAGGTCTTCGACCGGCGAATCCGCAGCGAACTGGCGGAGAACGCGGTGATCGCGCGCGAGGCGGGGATCCGGGTGGAGTAG
- a CDS encoding Bug family tripartite tricarboxylate transporter substrate binding protein: MTRFRRRALLAAPLLATPALAQGSWPTRPIRIVIPFGTGGGTDITTRLLAPKLAEILGQPVVLENRPGAGGVVGTDYVAKLPPTGDVFVLSTLSPIGLARGLPAPVPFDARRDLVAIAPTVFVPIAMAITTRNFAPRTAQDFIAALKAAPGRYQYGSSGIGSSGHIASASFCIRTGTEAVHVPYRGGGQVFAALAAGEIQFCSDIPSILKGFQEGGTARVIFVATDQRSSLLPDVPTAAEAGIPGYKAYSWYGFFAPAGTPQPIVDRMAAATEQALSDPAISGRFDEMGTPAMRGYTPARFAQFVREEIDLWEPEVRRLGIRAE; the protein is encoded by the coding sequence ATGACCCGCTTCCGCCGCCGCGCGCTGCTCGCCGCCCCGCTCCTCGCGACCCCCGCCCTCGCGCAGGGGTCATGGCCGACCCGGCCAATCCGCATCGTCATCCCCTTCGGCACCGGCGGGGGCACCGACATCACCACCCGGTTGCTGGCGCCGAAACTCGCCGAGATCCTGGGCCAGCCGGTGGTGCTGGAGAATCGCCCCGGCGCCGGCGGGGTGGTCGGCACCGACTACGTGGCCAAGCTGCCGCCCACCGGGGATGTCTTCGTGCTCTCCACCCTCTCGCCCATTGGCCTGGCGCGCGGCCTGCCGGCCCCGGTGCCCTTCGACGCGCGGCGCGACCTGGTGGCAATCGCGCCCACGGTCTTCGTGCCGATCGCCATGGCCATCACCACCCGCAACTTCGCCCCGCGCACGGCGCAGGACTTCATCGCGGCGCTGAAGGCGGCGCCGGGCCGCTACCAATACGGGTCGTCGGGAATCGGCAGTTCGGGGCACATCGCTTCGGCCTCCTTCTGCATCCGGACCGGGACCGAGGCGGTGCACGTGCCCTATCGCGGCGGCGGCCAGGTCTTCGCCGCGCTCGCGGCCGGAGAAATCCAGTTCTGCTCGGACATCCCCTCGATCCTGAAAGGCTTCCAAGAGGGCGGCACGGCGCGGGTCATCTTCGTCGCGACCGACCAGAGATCATCCCTGCTGCCCGACGTGCCGACCGCGGCCGAGGCTGGCATCCCGGGCTACAAGGCCTATTCCTGGTACGGCTTCTTCGCCCCCGCCGGCACGCCGCAGCCGATCGTCGACCGCATGGCGGCGGCGACCGAACAGGCGTTGTCCGACCCGGCCATCAGCGGGCGGTTCGATGAGATGGGCACCCCGGCGATGCGCGGCTACACGCCCGCCCGCTTCGCGCAATTCGTGCGGGAGGAGATCGACCTCTGGGAGCCGGAGGTGCGGCGGCTCGGCATCCGGGCCGAATAG
- a CDS encoding DUF2007 domain-containing protein, with the protein MRVIATTTDPVRLSFLRVLLADAGIDTLVLDAHISAIEGGIGAFPRRLAVATEDERRARAVLTEAGEETA; encoded by the coding sequence ATGCGCGTGATCGCCACCACGACGGACCCGGTGCGCCTGTCCTTCCTGCGCGTGCTGCTGGCCGATGCCGGGATCGATACGCTGGTGCTCGATGCGCATATCAGCGCGATCGAGGGCGGCATCGGTGCCTTTCCGCGGCGGCTCGCTGTCGCGACCGAGGACGAGCGTCGCGCACGTGCCGTGCTGACCGAGGCCGGCGAGGAAACCGCGTGA
- a CDS encoding FAD-dependent oxidoreductase, whose translation MTETATDVLVLGSGSAGLVAALTAAAQGLRVTVLEKTGRIGGTTAMSGAGTWIPANHHAAAAGIPDSEAEALAYIRAAAPEGWAAEEDTLWQAFVQAAPEMLRFVEGATPLRFALTPEPDPLRGLPGHKAGGRMLSPLPLSRWRAGRFAWRIRTSTIPELFTYHEAVETDLYHHPYRTAASLWPRLLWRILTNTRGKGTALVVGLLRGCLDRGVQVLLDARAVALTQDADGAVVGAEVERGGARETWSARAGVVIATGGFEWDESLRAEHFPGPVDWLGSPSGNAGDGQRMAAAAGAALERMDQATLTPSVPTRYEGRLMARPVPFHTEPNALLVNRHGQRFVNELTFNIGEAIDARDPGTGQPLHLPAWVISDAAMLDRLPPVRWAARAAPGWLRQAPDIATLARLIEVPEAVLVASVARFNAAAEAGADTDFGRPARPDPAAAGDKRRRAGIAALVRPPFLALPFNRAILATKGGARTNENGEVLRPDGSVIAGLFAAGVAMANPIGTRGVGTGTTIGPNMAWGYIVGRRLARRNRG comes from the coding sequence ATGACCGAAACCGCGACGGATGTGCTGGTGCTGGGCTCGGGCTCGGCGGGGCTGGTGGCCGCACTGACCGCGGCCGCGCAGGGGCTGCGCGTGACGGTGCTGGAGAAGACCGGGCGCATCGGCGGCACCACCGCCATGTCCGGCGCGGGCACCTGGATCCCGGCCAATCACCACGCCGCCGCCGCCGGCATCCCGGACAGCGAGGCCGAGGCGCTCGCGTATATCCGGGCCGCCGCACCCGAGGGCTGGGCGGCGGAGGAGGACACGCTGTGGCAGGCCTTCGTGCAGGCCGCCCCCGAGATGCTGCGCTTCGTCGAGGGAGCCACGCCGCTGCGCTTCGCGCTCACGCCCGAACCCGACCCGCTGCGCGGCCTGCCCGGCCACAAGGCGGGCGGGCGGATGCTCAGCCCGCTGCCGCTCAGCCGCTGGCGGGCCGGGCGCTTCGCGTGGCGGATCCGCACATCCACCATCCCCGAACTGTTCACCTATCACGAGGCGGTCGAGACGGACCTGTATCACCACCCCTATCGCACGGCGGCGTCGCTCTGGCCGCGGCTGCTCTGGCGCATCCTCACCAATACGCGGGGGAAGGGGACGGCGCTGGTGGTTGGGCTGCTGCGCGGCTGCCTCGACCGCGGCGTGCAGGTGCTGCTGGACGCGCGGGCGGTGGCGCTGACGCAGGATGCCGATGGCGCGGTGGTCGGCGCCGAGGTCGAACGCGGCGGCGCTCGCGAGACCTGGTCGGCCCGCGCCGGCGTCGTGATCGCCACAGGCGGCTTCGAATGGGACGAATCGCTGCGGGCCGAGCACTTTCCGGGGCCGGTCGATTGGCTCGGCAGCCCGTCGGGCAATGCCGGGGACGGTCAGCGCATGGCCGCGGCCGCGGGCGCGGCGCTGGAGCGGATGGACCAGGCCACGCTGACCCCGTCGGTGCCGACGCGCTACGAGGGCCGGTTGATGGCGCGGCCCGTGCCCTTCCACACCGAACCCAATGCGTTGCTGGTGAACCGCCACGGGCAGCGCTTCGTGAACGAACTCACCTTCAACATCGGCGAGGCGATCGACGCACGCGACCCCGGCACCGGCCAACCGCTGCACCTGCCGGCCTGGGTGATCAGCGATGCGGCCATGCTGGATCGCCTGCCGCCGGTCCGCTGGGCGGCGCGTGCGGCCCCCGGCTGGCTCCGCCAGGCCCCCGATATCGCGACCCTGGCCCGGCTGATCGAGGTGCCGGAGGCGGTGCTGGTGGCAAGTGTGGCGCGCTTCAACGCCGCCGCCGAGGCCGGCGCGGACACCGATTTCGGCCGCCCGGCCCGGCCCGACCCGGCGGCGGCCGGCGACAAGCGGCGCCGTGCCGGCATCGCGGCCCTGGTCCGCCCGCCCTTCCTGGCGCTGCCCTTCAACCGGGCGATACTGGCGACCAAGGGCGGGGCGCGCACAAACGAAAATGGCGAGGTGCTGCGGCCGGATGGCAGCGTGATCGCGGGGTTGTTCGCCGCGGGGGTGGCGATGGCGAATCCGATCGGCACGCGCGGCGTGGGGACTGGCACCACGATCGGGCCGAACATGGCCTGGGGGTACATCGTCGGGCGGCGGCTGGCGCGGCGCAATCGCGGCTGA
- a CDS encoding VOC family protein gives MPDTLPQPSPAGAAIHPGARIGHVHLKVANLARALGFWRDVIGLEEQQRLGDQAVFLSAGGYHHHIALNTWESRDGAWPPPGTTGLFHVALVYPDRAALAVALKRLLDAGWPLEGASDHGVSEALYLRDPDGNGVELYRDRPEAEWPRDGDGRLAMVTRRLDLNALLAEAT, from the coding sequence ATGCCCGACACCCTGCCCCAGCCCTCCCCGGCCGGCGCCGCCATCCATCCCGGCGCGCGCATCGGCCATGTCCATCTGAAGGTCGCCAACCTGGCGCGCGCGCTGGGGTTCTGGCGCGACGTCATCGGGCTAGAAGAACAGCAGCGCCTGGGCGATCAGGCGGTGTTCCTCTCGGCCGGGGGCTACCACCACCACATCGCGCTCAACACCTGGGAGAGCCGCGACGGCGCCTGGCCGCCGCCGGGCACCACCGGGCTGTTTCACGTGGCGCTGGTCTACCCCGACCGCGCGGCGCTGGCGGTGGCGCTGAAACGCCTGCTGGATGCCGGCTGGCCGCTCGAAGGCGCCTCCGACCACGGCGTGTCCGAGGCGCTGTACCTGCGCGACCCGGATGGCAACGGCGTGGAGCTGTATCGCGACCGGCCTGAGGCCGAATGGCCGCGCGACGGCGACGGGCGGCTCGCGATGGTCACGCGCCGGCTGGACCTGAACGCGCTGCTGGCCGAGGCGACCTGA
- a CDS encoding SCO family protein, with protein MIRTVRIASVLLVLLLGGVWAVAWFGRAPGESVADAFLRRIAALTGSDMPAPSTGGIQLAQGVALGGPFTLVDQTGRAVTERDFSGRPMLVYFGFTYCPDVCPTELGTIAAALDAMGPLGERVTPVFITIDPERDTPAAMADYVSRFHPRMVGLTGSAEQIAQAARAYRVYYAKVRPRDSTDYLMDHSSFIYFVGPDGRVRSLFRPETTPEAIAAAITSQLRAL; from the coding sequence ATGATCCGCACCGTTCGCATCGCCTCCGTCCTGCTCGTGCTGCTGCTCGGCGGCGTCTGGGCCGTCGCCTGGTTCGGCCGCGCGCCGGGTGAATCCGTGGCCGACGCTTTCCTGCGCCGCATCGCCGCGCTGACCGGCAGCGACATGCCCGCACCGTCGACCGGCGGCATCCAACTCGCGCAGGGGGTGGCCCTCGGCGGGCCCTTCACGCTGGTGGACCAGACGGGCCGCGCCGTGACGGAACGCGACTTCTCCGGCCGGCCGATGCTGGTGTATTTCGGCTTCACCTATTGCCCGGATGTCTGCCCGACCGAACTGGGCACCATCGCCGCTGCGCTGGATGCCATGGGGCCGCTCGGCGAGCGCGTGACACCGGTCTTCATCACCATCGACCCCGAGCGCGACACGCCCGCCGCGATGGCCGACTATGTCTCGCGTTTCCACCCCCGCATGGTCGGGCTGACCGGGTCGGCCGAGCAGATCGCCCAGGCCGCACGCGCGTATCGCGTGTATTACGCGAAGGTGAGGCCGCGTGATTCGACGGACTACCTCATGGACCACTCGTCCTTCATCTATTTCGTAGGCCCTGATGGTCGCGTGCGGAGCCTGTTTCGTCCCGAAACGACACCCGAGGCGATCGCTGCTGCGATCACTTCGCAACTTCGCGCTTTATGA
- a CDS encoding ABC-F family ATP-binding cassette domain-containing protein, whose amino-acid sequence MAAPPLLILQDIRHGFGSHRLLEGATLSVSPGERLALVGRNGSGKSTLLKVAAGLIEAEGGTRFVQPGATMRYLEQEPDLSAFANVMAYVEAGLGPSDDSYRARYLLGELGMTGEETPAALSGGETRRAALARALAPTPDILLLDEPTNHLDLPAIEWLEGELASLNCALVLISHDRRFLERLSRAMVWLDRGTTRRIEQGFSNFEAWRDQVLEEEERDAHKLARQIVREEHWLRYGVTARRKRNVRRLENLHTLRAKHRERVGAQGRVAMSASEAAGSGNLVVAADAIGKSYGDRVIVRDVTTRIMRGDRVGIVGPNGAGKTTLLNMLTGVLPPDTGEVRLGTAIEMVGLDQKRASLDPSITLSAALTEGRGDQVHVNGQPRHVIGYMKDFLFTADQARTPLSALSGGERGRLMLARAFARPSNLLVLDEPTNDLDLETLDLLQELVAEYSGTVLLVSHDRDFLDRTVTSVIAWEGDGRWQHYAGGYSDMVAQRGHGVRARTGEAKAATAPKADPAPRAASPAKRRGLNAKDQHELKTLPARMEALGKEIAALERKVADPAFYTRDAAGFAAATQALATAQAALAAAEERWLELEMLREAAE is encoded by the coding sequence ATGGCTGCACCTCCTCTGCTCATTCTCCAGGATATTCGCCACGGCTTCGGCAGCCACCGACTGCTGGAAGGCGCGACGCTCTCCGTCTCGCCGGGCGAACGCCTGGCGCTCGTCGGGCGCAACGGGTCGGGCAAGTCCACGCTGCTGAAGGTCGCGGCCGGCCTCATCGAAGCGGAGGGCGGCACCCGCTTCGTCCAGCCGGGAGCGACGATGCGCTACCTGGAGCAGGAACCGGATCTCTCGGCCTTCGCCAACGTGATGGCCTATGTCGAAGCCGGTCTCGGCCCTTCCGACGATTCGTACCGCGCGCGCTACCTGCTGGGCGAACTCGGCATGACCGGCGAGGAAACGCCCGCCGCACTGTCGGGCGGGGAGACCCGCCGCGCGGCCCTCGCGCGCGCACTGGCGCCCACGCCCGACATCCTGCTGCTGGACGAACCCACCAACCACCTCGACTTGCCGGCGATCGAATGGCTGGAAGGCGAACTCGCGTCGCTCAACTGCGCACTGGTGCTGATCAGCCACGACCGGCGTTTCCTCGAACGCCTGTCGCGCGCGATGGTCTGGCTGGACCGCGGCACTACGCGCCGCATCGAACAGGGCTTTTCCAACTTCGAAGCCTGGCGCGACCAGGTGCTGGAGGAGGAGGAACGCGACGCCCACAAGCTCGCCCGCCAGATCGTGCGGGAGGAACACTGGCTGCGCTACGGCGTCACCGCCCGGCGCAAGCGCAATGTCCGGCGGCTGGAGAACCTCCACACGCTGCGTGCGAAGCACCGCGAGCGCGTGGGCGCGCAGGGCCGCGTGGCGATGTCCGCGAGCGAGGCCGCCGGATCGGGCAACCTGGTCGTCGCCGCCGACGCCATCGGCAAGTCGTACGGCGATCGCGTCATCGTCCGCGACGTCACCACCCGCATCATGCGCGGCGACCGTGTCGGCATCGTCGGCCCCAATGGCGCGGGCAAGACCACGCTGCTGAACATGCTGACCGGTGTGTTGCCGCCCGACACCGGCGAGGTCCGCCTGGGCACCGCGATCGAAATGGTGGGCCTCGATCAGAAACGCGCCAGCCTCGACCCGTCCATCACGCTCTCGGCCGCGCTCACCGAGGGCCGCGGCGACCAGGTGCATGTCAACGGCCAGCCGCGCCACGTGATCGGCTACATGAAGGACTTCCTGTTCACCGCCGACCAGGCGCGCACGCCGCTCTCCGCCCTTTCGGGCGGCGAGCGCGGGCGGCTGATGCTGGCCCGCGCCTTCGCCCGGCCGTCGAACCTGCTGGTGCTGGACGAACCGACCAACGACCTCGATCTCGAGACGCTGGACCTGCTGCAGGAACTGGTGGCGGAGTATTCCGGCACGGTGCTGCTGGTCAGCCACGACCGCGACTTCCTGGACCGCACCGTCACCAGCGTCATCGCCTGGGAGGGGGACGGGCGCTGGCAGCACTATGCCGGCGGCTATTCCGACATGGTGGCGCAGCGTGGCCATGGCGTGCGCGCCCGGACGGGCGAGGCGAAGGCGGCGACTGCCCCGAAGGCCGACCCCGCCCCGCGCGCCGCGTCGCCAGCCAAGCGCCGCGGCCTCAACGCCAAGGACCAGCACGAGCTCAAGACGCTGCCGGCGCGTATGGAGGCGCTGGGCAAGGAGATCGCGGCGCTGGAACGCAAGGTTGCGGACCCGGCCTTCTACACGCGTGACGCTGCGGGCTTTGCTGCCGCGACGCAGGCGCTGGCCACCGCGCAGGCTGCGCTGGCGGCGGCGGAGGAGCGTTGGCTCGAGCTCGAGATGCTCCGCGAGGCGGCGGAGTAG
- a CDS encoding tRNA1(Val) (adenine(37)-N6)-methyltransferase — protein MTATTEDRLLGGRVLLRQPADGFRAGLDAVLLAAFVPARPGARVLEAGCGTGAAFLCLAARVAGLDVVALERETAMAALARDNAAANGVAAQVIAGDVGDLATARGLLPCDHAFANPPYWPGGTPPPGAIRRAATHEDGAALADWARFLAARLRTGGTASLVLPAARFDAGAAALRAAGCGAITLLPVAPHEGQAAKRVLLRGRRGGRGPARILPPLVLHGADGGFTAAAQAVLRDAAALDD, from the coding sequence GTGACCGCCACCACCGAGGACCGGCTGCTCGGCGGGCGCGTGCTGCTGCGCCAGCCGGCCGACGGGTTCCGGGCGGGACTCGATGCGGTGCTGCTGGCGGCCTTCGTGCCGGCGCGCCCGGGTGCGCGCGTGCTGGAAGCCGGCTGCGGCACCGGCGCCGCCTTCCTCTGCCTGGCGGCGCGCGTAGCGGGACTCGACGTGGTGGCGCTGGAGCGCGAGACGGCCATGGCCGCGCTCGCGCGCGACAACGCAGCGGCGAATGGCGTGGCCGCGCAGGTGATCGCGGGCGATGTCGGCGACCTGGCGACAGCGCGCGGGCTGCTGCCCTGCGACCACGCCTTCGCCAACCCCCCCTATTGGCCGGGCGGCACGCCGCCGCCGGGCGCCATCCGCCGCGCCGCGACGCATGAGGACGGCGCCGCGCTGGCCGATTGGGCGCGCTTCCTGGCGGCCAGGCTGCGCACCGGCGGCACGGCGAGCCTGGTGCTGCCGGCGGCGCGCTTCGATGCCGGCGCTGCGGCGCTGCGCGCGGCGGGATGCGGGGCGATCACGCTGCTGCCGGTGGCCCCGCACGAAGGACAGGCAGCGAAGCGGGTGTTGCTGCGGGGGCGGCGCGGCGGGCGCGGGCCGGCGCGCATCCTGCCGCCGCTGGTGCTGCACGGGGCGGATGGCGGTTTCACCGCGGCGGCGCAGGCCGTGCTGCGCGATGCCGCGGCGCTGGACGACTAG
- a CDS encoding ribonucleotide-diphosphate reductase subunit beta, which yields MADGIATDELPIRFDLLTSNPVYKPFRYPWAYDAWLTQQRIHWLPEEVPLADDVKDWQKNLTESERNLLTQIFRFFTQADVEVNNCYMKQYSQVFKPTEVLMMMSAFSNTETIHIAAYSHLLDTIGMPEIEYTAFLKYKEMKDKYDYMQTFSVESKTEIAKTLAAFGAFTEGLQLFASFAILMNFPRFNKMKGMGQIVSWSVRDETLHCLSVIRLFRTFVQENPEIWTAELKRDLYLICATIVEHEDAFIDLAFELGGVQGLDAKQTKEYIRFIADRRLQQLGLEPLYNIEKNPLPWLDEMLNAVEHTNFFENRATEYSKASTGGTWEEAFADSVFSSPQPEGAIEGVRH from the coding sequence ATGGCCGATGGCATTGCGACCGACGAACTGCCGATCCGCTTCGACCTTCTGACCTCGAATCCGGTCTACAAGCCCTTCCGCTACCCCTGGGCCTATGACGCCTGGCTGACCCAACAGCGCATCCATTGGCTGCCCGAGGAAGTCCCCCTCGCCGACGACGTCAAGGACTGGCAGAAGAACCTCACGGAATCCGAGCGGAACCTGCTGACACAGATCTTCCGCTTCTTCACCCAGGCGGATGTCGAGGTGAACAACTGCTACATGAAGCAGTATTCCCAGGTGTTCAAGCCAACCGAAGTGCTGATGATGATGTCGGCCTTCTCGAACACCGAGACCATCCACATCGCGGCCTACAGCCACCTCCTTGACACCATCGGTATGCCGGAAATCGAGTACACGGCATTCCTGAAGTATAAGGAGATGAAGGACAAATACGACTACATGCAGACCTTCTCGGTCGAATCCAAGACCGAGATCGCCAAGACCCTCGCCGCCTTCGGCGCGTTCACGGAAGGCCTGCAGCTGTTCGCGTCCTTCGCGATCCTCATGAACTTCCCGCGCTTCAACAAGATGAAGGGCATGGGGCAGATCGTGTCCTGGTCGGTGCGCGACGAGACGCTGCACTGCCTGTCCGTGATCCGCCTGTTCCGCACCTTCGTGCAGGAAAACCCGGAGATCTGGACGGCCGAACTGAAGCGCGACCTGTACCTGATCTGCGCCACCATCGTGGAGCACGAGGACGCCTTCATCGACCTGGCCTTCGAACTGGGCGGCGTGCAGGGCCTCGATGCCAAGCAGACCAAGGAATACATCCGCTTCATCGCCGACCGGCGGCTGCAGCAGCTCGGCCTGGAGCCGCTCTACAACATCGAGAAGAACCCGCTGCCCTGGCTCGATGAAATGCTGAACGCGGTCGAGCACACCAACTTCTTCGAGAACCGCGCGACCGAATACTCCAAGGCCAGCACCGGCGGGACCTGGGAGGAAGCCTTCGCGGACAGCGTCTTCTCCTCGCCCCAGCCCGAGGGCGCGATCGAGGGCGTGCGGCACTGA